From a region of the Halomonas sp. HL-93 genome:
- the ilvA gene encoding threonine ammonia-lyase, biosynthetic, producing MLEATVKKILQAHVYEAACETPISPAPFLSRRFNNQILIKREDLQPVFSFKIRGAYNKMAQLSEEQKAKGVIAASAGNHAQGLAMAAKLMGVKAVIVMPRITPEIKVQAVRARGAKVVLKGDAFAAAAEHAQELIKEHGYTYIPPFDDIDVVAGQGTIAVEILRQQAGRLDAIFVPVGGGGLIAGIAAYVKYLRPDIKVIGVESEDSACLKAALEAGERVVLDQVGVFAEGVAVAQIGEVPFSLVKDIIDDVITVTADEMCAAVKDIFEDTRAVAETSGALSLAGLKKYIQQTGAEGETLLCINSGANTNFDRLQHIAERTELGEQREAILAVTIAEKPGSFKKFCRTLGKRMVTEFSYRYADNSEAHIFVGVQVKPGGEDRQAVIDKLREAGYQVEDLTDNELAKLHIRHLSGGRPSEHFEEELYRFEFPERPGALMNFLTQLPHDWNISLFHYRNHGAAYGRVLVGMQVPNGDRTHVAEHLDTIGYRYWRESDNPAYRLFMA from the coding sequence ATGCTTGAAGCTACCGTCAAAAAGATCCTCCAGGCCCACGTTTACGAGGCCGCTTGTGAGACCCCCATTTCGCCTGCTCCCTTTTTGTCGCGTCGTTTCAATAACCAGATTTTAATCAAGCGCGAAGACCTACAGCCGGTTTTCTCGTTCAAGATCCGCGGGGCCTACAATAAAATGGCCCAGCTCAGCGAAGAACAAAAAGCCAAAGGCGTGATTGCCGCCTCTGCGGGCAATCATGCTCAGGGGCTTGCCATGGCCGCCAAATTGATGGGCGTAAAAGCGGTCATTGTGATGCCGCGCATTACCCCTGAAATTAAAGTGCAGGCGGTGCGTGCCCGGGGCGCCAAGGTGGTGCTAAAGGGGGATGCCTTTGCAGCCGCCGCCGAGCATGCCCAGGAACTCATCAAGGAGCACGGCTACACCTATATTCCGCCCTTCGATGACATCGATGTGGTTGCCGGCCAAGGCACCATCGCGGTGGAAATCCTGCGCCAGCAGGCGGGGCGTCTCGACGCTATTTTTGTGCCAGTGGGCGGCGGTGGCCTGATTGCCGGTATTGCGGCTTACGTCAAGTACCTGCGCCCAGATATCAAGGTTATTGGCGTCGAATCCGAGGATAGTGCTTGCCTGAAGGCGGCACTGGAAGCCGGTGAGCGGGTAGTGCTGGACCAGGTGGGCGTTTTTGCCGAAGGTGTCGCTGTGGCGCAGATTGGTGAAGTGCCCTTCTCGCTGGTGAAAGACATTATCGACGATGTGATTACCGTCACCGCCGACGAAATGTGCGCCGCGGTCAAAGACATTTTTGAAGATACCCGTGCCGTCGCGGAAACTTCAGGCGCGCTATCGTTGGCCGGGCTGAAAAAATATATTCAGCAAACCGGCGCGGAAGGCGAAACCCTGCTGTGTATCAATTCCGGGGCCAACACCAACTTCGACCGTCTCCAGCATATTGCCGAGCGGACCGAGCTTGGTGAGCAGCGTGAGGCTATCCTGGCGGTGACGATTGCCGAAAAACCGGGTAGCTTTAAAAAGTTCTGCCGCACGCTGGGCAAGCGCATGGTAACGGAATTTAGCTATCGCTATGCGGACAACAGTGAAGCGCATATTTTTGTCGGGGTGCAGGTAAAGCCCGGCGGTGAAGACCGCCAGGCGGTTATCGACAAGCTCCGAGAAGCGGGATACCAGGTTGAAGACTTGACTGATAACGAGTTGGCTAAGTTGCATATTCGTCACTTGAGTGGCGGTCGCCCTAGTGAACATTTTGAAGAAGAGCTGTACCGCTTTGAGTTTCCTGAGCGCCCAGGGGCGCTGATGAACTTCCTTACCCAGCTGCCTCACGACTGGAATATTTCGTTGTTTCATTATCGTAACCACGGGGCCGCCTATGGCCGCGTCCTGGTTGGCATGCAAGTCCCCAACGGTGACCGCACACACGTCGCGGAGCATTTGGATACCATTGGATACCGCTACTGGCGGGAAAGTGATAATCCCGCTTACCGGTTATTTATGGCGTAA
- the rpiA gene encoding ribose-5-phosphate isomerase RpiA: MTQDELKAAVADKAISEIEPWLEKDTVLGIGTGSTANLFIDRLKPLRDQFKGAVASSEASAQRLSALGIEVFELNSVGTMPFYIDGADEVTAHLQMIKGGGAALTREKIVAACAERFICIADHSKYVAQLGHFPLPVEVIPMARSYVARQLVTLGAEPVYRQGVVTDNGNQIIDCYEFMIDDPVAMEAKINAIVGVVTNGLFAARGADILLLGNPEGVERITLR, encoded by the coding sequence ATGACCCAAGACGAACTCAAGGCCGCCGTCGCGGATAAAGCGATCAGTGAAATTGAACCCTGGCTAGAGAAAGATACCGTGCTGGGCATCGGCACCGGCTCGACAGCCAATCTGTTTATCGATCGACTCAAGCCGCTCCGGGATCAATTCAAGGGCGCGGTGGCGAGCTCAGAGGCCAGCGCCCAACGCTTGTCGGCGCTGGGCATCGAGGTATTCGAGCTTAATAGTGTGGGCACGATGCCCTTTTATATCGACGGTGCTGACGAAGTGACCGCTCACTTACAGATGATCAAAGGCGGTGGGGCTGCACTCACTCGTGAAAAAATCGTGGCGGCCTGCGCAGAGCGTTTCATTTGCATTGCCGACCACTCTAAGTATGTCGCCCAGCTTGGCCATTTTCCGTTGCCGGTGGAAGTCATTCCCATGGCCCGCTCCTATGTTGCCCGCCAGCTTGTCACCCTGGGTGCCGAGCCAGTGTATCGACAAGGCGTGGTCACCGATAACGGCAACCAGATTATCGACTGCTATGAATTTATGATCGACGACCCTGTCGCCATGGAAGCTAAAATTAACGCCATCGTCGGTGTCGTCACTAATGGCTTATTTGCTGCCCGAGGGGCCGACATACTGTTATTAGGCAATCCAGAAGGCGTTGAACGGATCACGCTACGCTGA
- a CDS encoding NAD-dependent epimerase/dehydratase family protein: MDNDDKHVLVTGGAGFIGSHTVDLLLASGYSVRVLDNFSSGCVANLPQHEHLEIVQGDIRSRDDVSTVMLGITHCLHLAAQVSVSRSVEDPYDSATHNILGALNVMQAAAQAKVTKLVYASSAAVYGTPTQLPLGEETPLQPLSPYGLEKWVDERYADLLASLHHLPSLGLRYFNVYGPRQDPHSPYAGVVARFIDRMLTDQAPVVFGDGSQSRDFIYVGDVARANLTALFSAQCGICNVATGQRIDLLELIDLLTQLTGCPLPTKHLPAKAEDIHHSYGDPQRLADWLSLTPQWTLREGLSELIHDYRQTMLRHTPPPLIMNA, from the coding sequence ATGGACAACGACGACAAGCATGTTCTGGTAACGGGGGGAGCGGGTTTTATTGGCTCTCATACAGTCGACCTGCTGTTAGCCAGCGGGTACTCGGTACGCGTACTGGATAATTTCTCAAGCGGTTGCGTTGCCAACCTTCCTCAACATGAACACCTGGAAATTGTTCAAGGCGATATTCGTTCCCGCGACGATGTCAGCACTGTGATGCTAGGCATCACTCACTGCCTGCATCTTGCCGCTCAGGTATCTGTTTCCCGCTCGGTTGAAGACCCTTACGACTCTGCCACACATAACATCCTTGGGGCGCTTAACGTAATGCAAGCGGCGGCCCAGGCAAAGGTCACGAAGCTCGTTTATGCCTCTTCTGCTGCGGTGTACGGCACGCCTACACAACTGCCGCTTGGCGAAGAAACCCCTCTACAGCCCCTGTCACCTTACGGGCTGGAAAAATGGGTGGATGAGCGCTACGCAGACCTGTTAGCAAGTCTGCATCATTTACCCAGCTTGGGGCTGCGCTACTTTAACGTTTACGGCCCGCGCCAAGATCCCCACTCACCTTACGCCGGTGTCGTGGCACGCTTTATCGATAGAATGCTCACCGATCAAGCCCCCGTCGTTTTTGGCGATGGTAGCCAATCGCGCGATTTTATTTACGTCGGCGATGTGGCCCGCGCCAACCTTACTGCGCTGTTCAGCGCGCAATGCGGTATTTGCAACGTCGCGACAGGCCAGCGGATTGATCTGCTTGAACTAATCGACCTGTTGACCCAATTAACCGGCTGCCCCTTACCCACTAAGCACCTGCCCGCAAAGGCGGAAGACATCCACCATTCTTATGGGGACCCTCAGCGCTTAGCCGATTGGTTATCACTCACCCCGCAATGGACGCTGCGCGAAGGGCTGAGCGAACTAATTCATGACTACCGTCAAACCATGCTCCGTCACACGCCCCCCCCGCTGATAATGAACGCCTGA
- a CDS encoding bifunctional glycoside hydrolase 114/ polysaccharide deacetylase family protein: protein MATYLFRGLLLALTMLNSGLVHAATTPDPPSVAFYYGNDAPTELLSQFDWIVVEAANIDGDHYRQLEQHGGQLFAYVSIGELDAWRETNTPIAEEALVTRNDAWNSQVADLTAPEWQQWLIEEHVRPLWDAGYRGLFLDTLDSYRLFAPDGDAAGRQQDALVEIIAQIKRQFPDMQLILNRGFEVLDRVHGDVVGVAAESLYRGWNPTTEVFGAVPDEDQTWLYKQLARVRDDYRLPAIAIDYVPANNRSLARETAQRIHAEGFIPWVSVPHLNQMGVGLIEAMPRRVLILFDKAKTEAGELAYTNAHRYLAMPLEYLGYGAEYRDVNDPLPNDILHGRYAGVVTWFDESLTGASHYAPWLQHQLENGLRAAIVGDPGVPLSGALGSLMGVREVSGLAAASLTLLNHDELVDFEGFSHPSPAPQTSYQILDSTITSHLTLSDKRQRRFSPILTGHWGGLASYPWIFEQASETQMRWNLDPFAFLQRALALPEMPIPDATTENGARYWMTQIDGDAFVSRADLPGTPFTGELMLSDILRRYQVPTTVSIIEGEIGPEGLYPQHRATLEPLARRIFSLPWVEVATHTFSHPFEWESLREDDFAGQGQTLAKFNYNLPIPNYRFSLRREIEGSSDYINRELAPANKPVNVVLWTGNALPPEKALAIADELGLRNLNGGNTSVTHSNPTMTNVSPMLRPQGQYLQVYAPQINENVYTNNMLGPLWGYRRAIETYQLTDQPRRLKPIDVYYHFYSAASPGALRALHQVYEYVLTQETLPLYASAWSDVATQWYHTGIAKRLDGGWQIKGADHMRTLRLPTVMGWPDLERSDGVAGVRDIPVGRYIALSGEENATLYVTSSQPQTPHLRYANGRITEWQASPTGQLSFSIAAEQVPLKVELGATQNCQVSAPGARIDQRGNATLLAFDHARAERIEVRCATR, encoded by the coding sequence GTGGCTACTTATCTCTTCCGCGGACTGCTGTTGGCACTAACCATGCTAAACAGTGGCCTGGTGCATGCGGCCACAACGCCTGACCCACCCAGCGTTGCGTTCTACTACGGTAATGACGCCCCCACCGAGCTGCTCTCACAATTCGACTGGATCGTGGTCGAAGCAGCCAATATTGATGGCGACCATTATCGCCAACTGGAACAGCACGGCGGACAGCTTTTCGCCTATGTAAGTATTGGTGAGCTCGATGCATGGCGGGAAACCAATACCCCCATTGCCGAAGAGGCACTGGTCACCCGTAACGATGCCTGGAATAGCCAGGTGGCCGACCTAACCGCCCCTGAGTGGCAGCAGTGGTTGATCGAGGAGCACGTTCGCCCGCTTTGGGACGCCGGCTATCGAGGCCTGTTTCTCGATACCCTGGATAGCTATCGCCTATTTGCGCCTGACGGAGACGCCGCTGGGCGCCAGCAGGATGCCCTGGTGGAGATCATTGCCCAGATCAAACGCCAATTTCCCGATATGCAGTTGATACTTAACCGTGGGTTTGAAGTCCTAGACCGCGTTCACGGCGATGTGGTTGGGGTGGCGGCTGAGTCACTCTATCGCGGCTGGAATCCTACCACTGAAGTCTTTGGGGCGGTGCCTGACGAAGATCAGACTTGGCTTTACAAACAGCTTGCCCGGGTCAGGGATGACTATCGACTGCCTGCGATTGCCATTGACTATGTCCCCGCCAATAACCGCTCGTTAGCGCGAGAAACCGCCCAGCGCATTCATGCCGAAGGATTTATTCCCTGGGTAAGCGTGCCGCATCTCAATCAAATGGGCGTCGGGCTAATCGAAGCCATGCCGCGACGGGTGTTGATCCTGTTTGATAAAGCTAAAACGGAAGCTGGCGAGCTAGCCTACACCAACGCCCACCGCTATCTGGCGATGCCCCTGGAGTACCTAGGCTACGGGGCTGAGTATCGCGACGTTAACGACCCGCTACCCAACGATATCCTGCATGGCCGCTACGCTGGGGTGGTGACTTGGTTTGATGAGTCGCTGACCGGTGCATCGCATTATGCGCCTTGGTTGCAACACCAGTTGGAAAACGGCCTGCGCGCAGCGATCGTGGGTGACCCTGGGGTGCCACTATCAGGCGCGCTAGGCAGTTTAATGGGCGTGCGCGAAGTCAGCGGTCTCGCGGCCGCCTCATTGACGCTGCTTAACCATGACGAACTGGTTGATTTTGAGGGTTTTTCTCACCCATCTCCCGCTCCTCAAACCAGCTACCAAATACTCGACAGCACCATCACGTCGCACCTTACATTAAGCGATAAACGGCAGCGGCGCTTTTCACCCATCCTCACCGGCCATTGGGGGGGGCTTGCAAGCTACCCGTGGATTTTCGAGCAGGCAAGTGAAACGCAAATGCGCTGGAACCTTGATCCCTTTGCGTTTTTACAGCGCGCCTTAGCACTACCTGAAATGCCGATTCCCGATGCCACCACCGAAAATGGTGCCCGCTATTGGATGACCCAAATCGACGGCGATGCCTTTGTCAGCCGCGCTGATCTGCCCGGCACACCCTTCACCGGCGAACTGATGCTGTCGGATATTTTAAGACGCTACCAGGTGCCCACTACGGTATCGATTATTGAAGGCGAGATAGGCCCCGAAGGCCTCTATCCCCAGCATCGCGCGACGCTGGAGCCTTTGGCACGACGTATTTTCAGCCTCCCCTGGGTCGAGGTGGCAACGCATACCTTTAGCCATCCTTTCGAGTGGGAAAGCCTTCGGGAAGACGACTTCGCAGGTCAAGGCCAAACCCTTGCCAAGTTCAATTACAACCTGCCGATTCCCAATTATCGCTTCTCATTGCGGCGTGAAATCGAAGGTTCCAGTGACTATATCAACCGCGAACTGGCACCCGCCAATAAGCCGGTCAACGTAGTTCTGTGGACAGGTAACGCACTGCCGCCTGAAAAAGCCTTGGCAATTGCTGATGAACTGGGGCTACGCAATCTAAACGGCGGTAACACAAGCGTTACCCATAGCAACCCGACCATGACCAACGTATCGCCCATGCTGCGCCCGCAAGGCCAATACCTCCAGGTTTACGCCCCACAGATTAATGAAAATGTGTATACCAACAACATGTTAGGTCCTCTGTGGGGCTACCGACGGGCAATCGAGACCTATCAGCTCACCGACCAACCGCGCCGCTTAAAGCCCATCGATGTTTACTACCACTTCTACTCCGCCGCAAGCCCCGGCGCGCTACGTGCCCTCCATCAGGTGTATGAGTATGTACTCACCCAGGAAACATTGCCGCTGTATGCCAGTGCCTGGAGCGATGTGGCCACCCAGTGGTACCACACCGGTATCGCTAAACGGTTAGACGGCGGTTGGCAGATCAAAGGGGCTGACCACATGCGCACCCTACGACTCCCCACCGTCATGGGCTGGCCTGATCTTGAACGCTCTGACGGAGTTGCGGGCGTTCGCGACATCCCTGTGGGTCGCTATATCGCGCTCTCAGGCGAAGAGAATGCCACGCTTTACGTAACTTCCAGCCAACCGCAAACGCCTCACTTGCGCTATGCCAACGGACGTATCACCGAGTGGCAGGCAAGCCCGACTGGGCAACTCAGCTTTAGTATTGCCGCCGAACAGGTACCGTTAAAGGTTGAGCTTGGCGCCACTCAAAACTGCCAGGTTTCGGCCCCCGGGGCACGCATTGATCAGCGGGGTAACGCTACCCTGCTCGCCTTTGACCACGCTCGCGCTGAGCGGATCGAGGTGCGCTGTGCAACACGCTAA
- a CDS encoding tetratricopeptide repeat protein, with protein sequence MQHAKPKVTTDMLRQRRLIRPLTLRLVALAIALMLVLLFPAHHLLTLENSDSMPSRISLLYSQALLNTNPDNVELRVNLASKLLKVGDAPLARTILLPLQDTDDVAIQWLRLSIEWQLLAAVTAEQPDRQQAAQYFQTILEAFQANTHLPAEYLERMADYWLAIEHPSQAAMLYERLADQQVDRQYHWLSLAGYWWLRAGHPERSAAAWHRAYRVAETPRLTLGWLSWLIAPAHAQQNDDSAESPRRTAALEALRSAQQSQQDEGVEYAREYLAAFPNDRELLDLGVRLALAHDQPQQALDWSQRLIDQQPDTANLERHLSIALGLNDQASAMKSLEQLRRQHPNNLDYLEQLTQTQQWSGDAPGALKNAEQLARQTDKESHNRWVIALALSVRERPAAIRALSRLERKRQLTLEDRRLWADLLEQLGDPDAAIEHIQAWQAAGIRDEALGIRLATWLEQTGRLDEATESWAALNARYGARPEFIQAQQQLMSQNWQLDSALQLLGQPTDSANTDSDQHRAELAWQLGDTQASMVAYSALFEQDALDAEGASRLIQAAADNDNLNLAMRVTEHRWSQARDGDALIQMLYLAQRDRQPALTQSLLAMAEQAPETFEPSADYWAALAQQALLQRAPDEAVEAYQKALARSPQDPGLRAGMLYALIASGDEEELRGRITEWQDQAAQTPAMMSAIADAQRFLGNLDQALVWYALAGDAGVLDAWQQLYHADALSQSGEEALAFNMRLAAFAELSPSFTSALEAPLSEAQRRDHTQAMALVAKRHGPDSVRSWYGQLVTNALAEKPIQASDSEWLFDAHMAMQQPIHARYLLLRAQSQGHVSPAWQTLAVALAKNDRDTLAQLLDSDAGRELSATDRLAIMRQLDRRQTARTLAKRLTAEGMDRRHDIVELAADMPHRLATSAEYQRLGELDITSQEALYQVSGERFWGQLTLVQRQLDAQDEIADSQGVTDEQDTELTLGFNGTRLDTTLTLGQLHTERHNRLYAGASQRWQATSRLAGTLYGEVSHVSDINDTLRLLAVEDRVGAQLEWTPTARDTLTLEASHVSLRSRETRDSLGDGYRVDAELRHALLKGATRQLDLSVLANHADYSIDQLPDDIRQRLPATFQTDDLLTDQSSFVGVGVALRRGDPASTAPLLASPSFELALEAGYQLPENDIGLNARFALGSRLFGNDSLSLSVEADQGSGNDGDTNLGVSLTYQYFLGH encoded by the coding sequence GTGCAACACGCTAAGCCTAAAGTCACTACCGACATGCTGCGCCAACGGCGCTTAATCCGCCCGTTAACCCTGCGTCTGGTGGCCTTGGCCATTGCCCTGATGCTGGTCTTGCTGTTTCCCGCCCACCATCTGCTGACGCTTGAGAACAGCGACAGCATGCCGAGTCGAATTTCACTGCTCTACTCCCAGGCGCTGCTAAATACCAACCCTGATAACGTAGAGCTTCGCGTCAACCTGGCAAGCAAGCTGCTTAAAGTGGGCGACGCCCCGCTTGCCCGTACCATCCTGTTGCCGCTACAAGACACAGACGATGTAGCAATTCAGTGGCTGCGCCTATCCATTGAGTGGCAGTTGCTGGCGGCGGTCACGGCAGAACAGCCAGACCGGCAACAAGCCGCTCAATACTTTCAGACAATCCTAGAGGCTTTTCAGGCCAACACCCATCTTCCTGCTGAGTATCTGGAACGTATGGCTGATTATTGGCTGGCTATTGAGCATCCTTCGCAGGCGGCCATGCTTTACGAGCGCCTTGCTGACCAGCAGGTCGATCGACAATATCATTGGTTATCACTGGCCGGTTACTGGTGGCTGCGTGCTGGCCATCCAGAGCGCTCGGCCGCCGCCTGGCATCGTGCGTATCGGGTTGCTGAAACACCCCGCTTAACGCTGGGCTGGCTTTCCTGGCTGATTGCCCCAGCGCATGCCCAACAAAATGACGATAGCGCTGAATCACCGCGTCGCACGGCTGCGCTTGAGGCTCTGCGCTCCGCCCAACAGAGTCAGCAGGATGAAGGGGTCGAGTATGCCCGCGAGTATTTGGCGGCATTTCCCAACGACCGCGAACTGCTCGACTTAGGTGTCCGCTTAGCGCTTGCCCATGATCAGCCGCAGCAAGCGCTTGACTGGTCACAGCGACTGATCGACCAACAACCTGATACAGCTAACTTAGAGCGTCACTTGAGCATTGCGCTGGGCCTCAACGATCAAGCCAGCGCCATGAAGTCGCTTGAGCAACTGCGCCGCCAGCATCCAAACAATCTCGATTACCTTGAGCAGCTCACCCAAACGCAACAGTGGTCCGGCGATGCCCCAGGGGCCCTGAAGAATGCTGAGCAACTCGCGCGCCAAACAGACAAGGAAAGCCATAATCGGTGGGTTATCGCGCTGGCTCTCAGTGTCCGTGAGCGTCCTGCCGCCATTCGTGCCCTGAGCCGGTTGGAACGAAAGCGTCAGCTGACGTTGGAAGATCGCCGCTTATGGGCTGATTTGCTTGAACAATTGGGCGACCCCGATGCCGCCATCGAGCATATACAAGCCTGGCAGGCGGCCGGCATTCGTGATGAAGCGTTAGGCATTCGCCTAGCCACCTGGCTTGAACAAACCGGACGTCTGGATGAAGCCACTGAAAGCTGGGCGGCACTCAATGCCCGCTATGGGGCACGGCCTGAATTTATTCAGGCACAACAACAGCTAATGAGCCAAAACTGGCAGTTGGATAGCGCCTTGCAACTACTCGGCCAGCCCACGGACAGCGCCAACACCGACTCTGACCAACACCGTGCTGAGCTGGCTTGGCAGCTGGGTGACACCCAGGCCAGCATGGTCGCCTATAGTGCGCTGTTTGAGCAGGATGCTCTGGACGCCGAAGGCGCCTCGCGACTCATCCAGGCCGCCGCCGATAACGATAACCTCAACCTCGCCATGCGGGTGACCGAGCATCGCTGGTCCCAGGCGCGTGACGGCGACGCGCTAATTCAAATGCTCTATTTAGCTCAGCGCGACCGTCAGCCAGCCTTGACTCAATCGCTATTAGCAATGGCAGAGCAAGCGCCTGAAACATTTGAGCCATCCGCCGATTATTGGGCTGCGCTAGCGCAGCAAGCACTGCTTCAACGAGCACCCGATGAGGCCGTCGAGGCTTACCAAAAAGCCCTTGCGCGCTCACCCCAGGACCCTGGCCTGCGCGCCGGCATGCTGTATGCGTTAATCGCCTCAGGTGATGAAGAAGAACTGCGTGGACGCATAACAGAGTGGCAGGATCAAGCCGCTCAAACCCCCGCCATGATGAGCGCCATAGCCGATGCACAGCGATTTTTAGGCAATCTTGACCAAGCACTTGTGTGGTATGCCTTAGCGGGCGACGCAGGCGTGCTGGATGCATGGCAGCAGCTTTACCATGCCGATGCCCTGAGCCAGAGCGGTGAAGAAGCACTGGCGTTTAACATGCGCTTGGCCGCCTTCGCCGAGCTTTCGCCATCGTTTACCTCAGCGCTAGAGGCTCCCCTGAGCGAGGCGCAACGCCGCGACCATACCCAGGCGATGGCACTAGTGGCCAAACGGCATGGCCCCGATAGCGTGCGCAGCTGGTATGGCCAACTCGTGACCAATGCCTTGGCTGAAAAGCCCATTCAGGCCAGCGACAGTGAATGGCTGTTCGATGCGCACATGGCCATGCAACAGCCCATTCACGCCCGTTATTTGCTACTCCGCGCCCAGTCACAGGGGCATGTCAGCCCCGCCTGGCAAACGCTGGCTGTGGCCTTAGCAAAGAATGATCGCGACACTCTGGCACAACTGCTGGATAGCGATGCCGGGCGCGAACTTTCGGCCACCGATCGCTTGGCGATTATGCGCCAGCTCGACCGCCGTCAAACCGCCCGCACACTCGCCAAACGGCTCACCGCCGAGGGCATGGACCGACGGCATGATATCGTTGAACTGGCGGCCGATATGCCCCACCGGCTGGCCACTTCCGCTGAATATCAGCGCCTGGGCGAGCTGGATATCACCTCGCAGGAAGCGCTATACCAGGTGAGCGGAGAGCGTTTTTGGGGCCAGCTTACGCTGGTGCAACGTCAGCTTGACGCCCAGGACGAGATTGCCGATAGCCAAGGCGTCACCGATGAACAAGACACCGAATTGACACTAGGTTTTAACGGCACACGACTTGATACCACTCTTACGCTGGGCCAATTACACACAGAGCGCCACAACCGGCTTTACGCTGGTGCGTCGCAACGCTGGCAGGCAACCTCACGTTTGGCGGGCACGCTGTACGGTGAAGTTAGTCATGTATCCGACATTAACGACACCCTGCGGCTGCTCGCCGTCGAAGACCGAGTCGGCGCTCAGTTGGAATGGACTCCCACCGCCCGAGATACCCTCACTCTAGAGGCTAGCCACGTGAGTCTACGCAGCCGCGAAACGCGCGATTCCCTCGGCGATGGCTATCGGGTGGACGCCGAGTTGCGTCATGCATTGCTGAAAGGAGCCACCCGTCAGTTGGATCTAAGCGTGTTAGCAAATCATGCCGACTATTCCATCGACCAACTGCCTGATGATATCCGCCAGCGGCTGCCAGCCACTTTTCAAACCGATGACCTACTCACCGATCAATCGAGCTTTGTTGGCGTCGGCGTTGCTCTGCGCCGCGGCGACCCTGCCAGCACCGCGCCTTTATTGGCGTCGCCGAGTTTCGAGCTGGCGTTGGAAGCGGGTTATCAGCTACCCGAAAACGATATTGGTCTCAACGCACGTTTTGCCCTGGGTAGCCGGCTTTTCGGCAACGATTCACTCAGTCTGAGCGTAGAAGCTGACCAAGGGTCGGGGAATGATGGCGACACCAACCTCGGCGTTTCACTGACGTATCAATACTTCCTGGGGCACTGA
- a CDS encoding PelD GGDEF domain-containing protein, with product MSPSIDELQPALPPRGLRLLESVVITLAFPVIGWAINPDDPLLLGSGLTWLLAIAPLLVGMRYGFALGFSSALGSVMLMGLEGWWYHGDLLTEPSQRLPVAIALILVGMIAGEMADTWRRRLQQMAVIHRAQSTRLEEFVRHYQLLRVSHDQLAERLAANPFTLRDALKALEEKYQSLAPGGDLLKQHGGELLNFLALHARVQQAVLIPVDHRGQLQPSFASWFGGEVTLPWHDPMLAACLEQRRMICLKSAMDQGINIDNAPLLAVVPLIDVEQRIYAVVAITAMPFIDFHRGHLHLLAVLGAQLGDMLQQAQHTRQGEDTDPRAVVAQWVRHARDHQLTSLLITIDFSAKLSDDQVANAIDSIVSQQRGLDRSWVSPQDDRSQRLYVLLPLTQQGAFAIYAERLQETLAAQPGLGEDCQHITISYKVLDGRVSAKKLLSTKILPEVHHAHA from the coding sequence ATGTCCCCATCTATCGATGAACTTCAGCCTGCACTGCCGCCCCGAGGGTTACGCCTGCTAGAAAGCGTTGTGATTACCCTCGCGTTTCCGGTTATCGGCTGGGCGATCAATCCAGACGACCCGCTGCTACTTGGCAGTGGCTTGACTTGGTTATTGGCCATCGCCCCTTTGCTGGTGGGGATGCGCTATGGCTTCGCACTGGGCTTTAGTAGTGCCTTGGGCAGCGTTATGTTGATGGGGCTTGAGGGGTGGTGGTACCACGGTGACCTGCTCACCGAGCCGTCCCAGCGCCTGCCGGTTGCCATCGCGCTGATATTGGTCGGTATGATAGCGGGCGAAATGGCCGACACTTGGCGTCGGCGTTTACAGCAAATGGCCGTTATCCACCGTGCTCAGTCGACACGACTAGAAGAGTTCGTCCGCCACTATCAGTTATTGCGCGTCTCCCACGACCAATTGGCCGAGCGCTTGGCGGCCAATCCGTTCACCCTGCGCGATGCCCTGAAAGCCCTTGAGGAAAAATATCAATCGCTCGCGCCTGGCGGCGATCTGCTCAAGCAGCACGGTGGCGAACTGCTGAACTTCCTGGCGCTGCACGCTCGGGTTCAGCAAGCGGTGTTGATACCCGTGGATCATCGTGGGCAATTGCAACCCTCGTTCGCGTCCTGGTTTGGCGGTGAGGTTACACTCCCGTGGCACGACCCGATGCTGGCTGCCTGCCTTGAACAGCGCCGTATGATTTGTCTCAAAAGCGCGATGGATCAAGGTATTAATATTGATAACGCGCCGTTGCTAGCCGTCGTACCTCTCATTGATGTTGAACAACGCATCTACGCTGTGGTGGCCATCACTGCCATGCCCTTTATCGACTTTCATCGTGGCCACTTACATTTACTGGCGGTGTTGGGGGCTCAGTTGGGCGATATGTTGCAGCAGGCCCAACACACTCGGCAAGGGGAAGACACCGATCCTCGCGCCGTCGTCGCCCAATGGGTACGTCACGCCCGCGATCATCAACTTACCTCTCTGCTGATCACCATTGATTTCTCAGCGAAGTTAAGCGATGACCAAGTCGCCAACGCTATCGATAGCATTGTCAGCCAGCAACGCGGCCTCGACCGGAGTTGGGTCTCCCCACAAGATGACCGGTCACAGCGACTCTATGTACTGCTGCCACTCACCCAGCAGGGTGCCTTTGCGATTTATGCCGAGCGTTTGCAGGAAACACTTGCCGCTCAGCCGGGGCTCGGCGAAGACTGCCAGCACATAACCATTAGCTACAAGGTGCTTGACGGCCGCGTATCGGCTAAGAAATTGCTGTCGACCAAGATCCTTCCCGAGGTCCATCATGCTCACGCCTAG